taaaccttgATACATAAAATTGCGTCCTACAAATGTATCTTAATTCTAAAGAATGAAATTGCATTCTTAAAGAAATATCATATAAAGAATACgataaaatatatattgtcaaaatagtatttataaatgaataaattttttatttgttgatatgtaaattaaaataaatatcatataaagaatataataaaatatatacacaatgCTTGTTGATTTCTCTAATgaattaaagaaatatatattgattagtaagattttgtaacataatgcggtttggtttaattcggtttgcaaaatacaaaccgcaaactgaATCGAACCGCGCAGTTCTGTTAGAAAATGGCCCAAAAAGATCTAAgttaaatgcggttttttgcgataTCTATTTGGTTCGATTCGGTTTTACGATTTTTTATTGGGCCGTTTTGTTTTAAACACCTAATCACGATGTCAATCCTCCAAATCAAAATCAATAGTTTTGAACCTGTAAGTTTGATTTTTGAACCTGTAAGTTTGATTCCGCTTGTTTAATATTATCATGCTATTTTGTtgtattatttttcttcttctttatattttatattatgagCTTTGTTGTGATTGTATTATGTTAGTGATCTCCTAAACCCATTAGTGGTCATGTGAACTTTTTTTTAAACTAGTCATTACCAACCTTATAAGAGATTACTATTTTTGAAATACtatttagtaaaaataaaattaataaccattattttggcttttaaaattataaaagttgATCAATTTGATGTTTtaagatgattttttttataataaaaaaacctagTCATTATAAGACATTGTTTTTTCAGACGTGCTATTAGaatatggattttttttaataggcaattgattAATAAAGCTCGCGCATTAGGGGTGCAACTCTTACAAACACAAGGAACTAGAGAATGATTGAATCGGATAAAGAAAGTTTAAACCAATCGTAGTAATTGGATCTAAACTAAGAATATCCGCTAGataaccatctccaagaaagaaaaataatattagaacaaATAACATCAAAACTAAACTCCTTCCCCTCGAATATAATTGCATTCCGCATAATTCAAAGACACCAAATCGTAGATAACCAGACGACATTGATCTTGATTTTGCAATGGCAATTAAACACCTTAACTTGTAAAGTCCCTAAATCAAGAAACTCTTCGATGTTGCTAACCTCCGAAATACCAAGCCAAACGAAAATATGACTCCAAATCTCCAACGCCCCCGACAATAAAAGAAAAGATGATAAGAAGATTCTTCATGAACtccacaaaactcacaatccggATTCGAAACATTTGCAACTCCTCTTTTCAATAATTAGTCTTTAGACTATAAACGGTCAATGGAAAATCTCCACGAAAACAATTTGATCTTAGGCGGTATTTTAAGGCTCCACGTGACTTTCAACAAATTGAGCACTTGATTATCTCAAGCAAAAGATTTAGAAATGTTAACCATCCAAGAAATACCCGCTACCGAAAACTCCTTATCCGGATTGAGGGACCAACCGAAAGTATCGCTTTCAAACTCGCACGGAACGTAACCGACCACAAGAGCACAGAACCGGTACCAACACGAATATAGACATTGTTAATTGTATTTTTAGTCTTTTGTTTTACTCCTCAGCAAATAtgtctttttatttcaaattcaaaagttttgATTCTTTCTTACCATTTTGTACATAAAATTAGCACATatgaattttaataatattttatctatATTACTTGTCATATTCATATTTTGCTATTCGAAACCTTGTCACATTTTACAAATATACATGATTAAAAAAATTGACATGTCATTAGTTTTAAGTgaagatatttaaaaataaaacaaatttgtttgaatttaaaatagaaatgatAAGAGTTTGTTTGGTTTAGTTTTGTAAAAagaaattcatttttaaaattttaaaataataaaatttgattgATTACCTAATTCttcaaaattgtttttgaaaatttaactCTATTATGTGttttgaaaactaaaaaaaaaatgtaaaataagatttagatattttgatttttacttgggaaaattaagaatgataaaaaacaagaaaaaattatataatttttatttgttgtacaatttcaaaataaaaaaaattgtaaataaattattttgttttgtgaATGCACTTGTAtctattaaacaatttttttttatttgtaaactattttcaaaaataaaactaataaattttttttcttcgaaacttttttttaaaatcaatttgaaaaatagGTTTTAAACTAAAGGAAAAAGTATTCCAACAGATCCTAATTTTGTGAGTGAAATAAAATATCaaactaaaattataaaattttcaaaattaatttaatataatactaAAAAATATTCGATCTCAAATGAAGAAATGCggttgatattttttaaaatttaattattttagatattatttTAGAATTACATTAATTTTCAAGATCAAACTATTAAAATACCCGAGCGGCTGCATGTGTAAAGTTATTTGATACAatataaattgtatttaaatacgTATCAAATTTAAAATTAGCTATTAATTTAAAAACGAACAATAATTATACAatataaattgtatttaaatatgtatctaaatttaaaattagctattaatttaaaaataaacaatgATTATGTAAATTCAATTGTACTAaaatataaagagaaaaaaaggaatatgtgagatgaaagaaaaaagaatatttaatatttaaaaataaaaattttaggtTTTAAATTAAGAtagttgttgattaaaataaaacatatattgtGCTAATAGTGACCCATGAAATagaaagtttattttatatatatatatatatatatatatatatatatatatatatatatatatatatatatatatatatatatatatatatatatatatatatatattacagttttggtccccctattttctttctaaacagttttggtcccccatcccaattttgtccatgaacagtgcatgaatagtacatgtccgtacatgaacagtacatgtccgtacatgaacagttgcatcaaaattgggatggggaccaaaactgtttaaaaagaaaatagggggaccaaaatcgtggaaaacccaaaacagagggaccaaaactgtaatttagccaaaataataatataaactcaattgtattaaataatcatgcaaaaaaaaaaaagactcgtgagaagaggaaagaaaaaaaatattttgatattttgaaataGGGATTTTGTCTTTCAAATTAAGgaaaattgttgattaaaataaaatagatattgtgttgataatGATCCGTGAGATAAAAAATtgtttgatgcgatataaaatgtatttagatacacattcaaaataattaattaattataaaatgaacaataatcatataaatttaactttactaaataatcatataaaaaaacccTGGGATagagaaaaaacaaatatttagaaataattatGTCGTCTCTCAAAttaagacaatgattgattaaaataaaatagatattgtattgatagtgacccgtgatatataataaattattaattttattaaaattaaaaaatagattattagtatttttggtgataataaataaataaacaagaaaaaaattaaaaagaaagtgagaaagtgtggaaattttttgaaattttaataagaGAGAATGAGTAAATGtagtatttaattataatttaattgatGAATGTTGAAAAATGAATATCACATgtcaattttaaaaatagttaGATATTCAATAGATTGTTGAAATTGAACACATGACATGTTGTAATAGGAGATGAGAATGAAAAAGATAAACACTACTTTATTTAAACACCACTTAACGTAAATAATTTGATGTGAAAGGACAATTTAAAAATTTTGTGCATTAAATTTTTAATGGATAAATAGTAGATTCTCCGAACTCAATCAATGATTCACTCTAATATTTTATTAGAAAACTTATAAGCATGTTAAAGACCAGTGAGGCCTTCAGAAATCCACATTTGAAGAAATGAAAAAAGTACAGACAGCTATAACATTGCAGAGCAGAACATGTGAACAAAAATAAAACTGCAATTCAACCGGTGAAATTTTCAGTTATAGAACTTTTACACACCTGTTTGCGTTTTCAAACCTTTATGCATGCATCTACATGATGATGTTCTGTTAATGGTTGAGTTGAACATGACAAAGAAATGTTTGTGATGGTGTTGGTGAAAATGACTAATGATGGTAGTTTCAACATGGCATAAAGTCCTAAAGTAAAGTAAAAGTTAAATTGCATCATAATAATATTGTGGCGATATGTAATTTCAAGTATATCAAAATATGGATGATTTTGTACAGCAATCTCAAAAAAATTGGTtgcttaattttaaaaacaaatttatgtAAGAACATATATCCAATTATAGATGTTAAAGTACCAAATAACTGTGATATTAGTCCTTACAATTATGTATTCTTTACCAAAATAATTGTGATATTAGTGATTGCAAAATACCCTTGAATCTTGAATTTAGTTGGGTATCGGTACATTTATCCAATCAATTAATGGTATTCAATGCTACAtcacttttttgtttttattttttaaaaaaattaaaattaaaattaaaattaatttacactaAAGATACGGATACCAAACTAAAATTCATGAGTATCAAAGAATTTACtaaataaatattcaattatAAAAACAAAGTCGAGGATAAAAAACAAGGTGGCTTATAGAGTGAAGGTTCAATTAAGACCCTCACCATGAACCATATTTATCAACTATCATATTAAATGAATTCACAAATTTTATCGTACACCACACTGTATTGAATCTTATTTCCATCTTGTATCTTCTCTCCTTTTGAGTTTCATCCACTTCCACTGCCGCATAACAACAACTCCCAGGAAAAAACATCAACACATATCTTAGTGTTTGAGTGATTCATGAAAATAGTAAGATTATACTTTTAAGAATTCCAACATCACAACTGTCCAGTCTCTTTTTACCCATCAGATTATCAAAGTTTTAGGATAGATTTGgatcttaaaaaaatatattttcaaaattaaaaaaaaaatctcaaaatagtTCTTAATATGGTATTTCATAAAACATTTCAACTGTATTGTTTTTCGTTATCAACTTTGATTTTATTCACAAGTCCATAAaatgattttggccccttttagaTTATGGCATGTAAAATTCAAACGCTACTTATGAAAtgataatttgatttgtttttaccCATAAGATTAAGATGGTGAAGAACTGGCATTAAAATCTTGATGTTTTgctttaaaaattcaatttcatTCTTCCCAATTACAAATTTACACCAATACTATATGTTATGTTATTCATGGTAGAAAAAAAAACGATTTGTTGGTAATTATTTGCATGCGGTGGATATAAAGGTAAGGGAGAATGCATAGGGTGGGATAGAGATACCTATTGAGTGATAGATAAAGAGAGTGAATCGAGTGCACTAAGGAATATTTAAATCATGTATGTTTGTTTAATCCAACAATCAATTTAAATGGTACATAAACGAAAGACTTAATTGATCCCTCACCatagaagtaaaaaaaaaaacaatatataaaattaattatgaattatttatatacaataatcacaataaaaaaaattaaattgatttaatttaatatatgaaCACACTCTTATTCGGTGTGAGATTCTCTCTTCCCTCTCTATTCTTAAAGCccctcaatttttttctttctttcaaatttATCCCTTTGGAATTTTAAAATCGGAACAAGACCTGTTGGATTTTAGAATTAGAACACACCAAATCTATTTGCATTAGAACGAAATATGTGTTTCAACAGACAGTCATATCATCCATGTGTTTCAATAGACAACCATATCATCCATGGACTCTATTTACACAAATTTCATCTGCAAGCAAAGATAATGTGACTGCAAACTCTTCCTCATTGTTTTTCATTGTATTTTCGTATCATTTACTTAGTATTATGTATTGGTTTTATTCGAATTCTAAAATTCAAATGATATTCCTATATCAGGAAAAGTACACTTTACAATGTGTACAATTAGTAAGATGATGCAAATCAGGTATTCATTTGGATGAGATTCAGTCACCGAATGAGGTTACAATTTCAAGGGCCTATTCGAGAACATAGGAAAGTGGAGAGATTCACATTCAATATTAGTCAGatttcaagaaaaagacaaataatatgaaaatacaaTTGATTGTTCCTTAACACAAATCTCAAGCACAACCAGCAGCACAATCTCATGTCTAAACTTTGTTCCTTAACTACCATCTACATTTTCAACACCAACCCATAACCTTACTCAATTTCTTCTCATTTTCTGATTTAGAATACCACTAATCTCATACATTTTTCTATGTATTACTATTTGGTAGCAAAGAAGATAGCCACATCATTTTAATTCAATACCAATATCCTAAGTGTCTTTTTCAAAATATTGTGTCATTGAGGCTTATAGTCCAACTAGTGGAACTAGCCAACTTATGACGTACGAACATAGCACTGACATTTACACGTCGAcaccaataataattaaaaataaataaatacattaaaCGTAACCACAAATGCCACTATCGGTGACCGACACAACATAAACACACCTTTTTTAAAGGTGTCGATGTTACAGAGCTACACAAATTATACAATAGAAAACTAACTCTTGATCAATTCCCTCAAACACAACGCTGGATGACGGTTTGTACTCAACTCTAAAGCTTCATTTGTATATAATAATGGAACATGACCAAAACAAGGAAACAATTGAGGGGCAGTAGTAGAAAACTATCAGATAGTTTTCTTCTCAGTAGAAACATAAAATAAACCAATGTTCTCATCAGAAAAAAAAATTCGGATAAATAAATACTCGTTGACGTACCAACGGAAAAACAGAGTTGGCGATCAAAATATTTCATGTTCAGAATAGTTCGTTATCAAAATCTACCACAGATAActttaaaaaaagaaattgaaaaaagtTAAGCAAACCCAAACACGCTTTATCCAACATAAGTGCTACTGAAAATGTCATTATAAACCGAGGTTGTGTAAAAGGCTATATTGTgatcaaagaaaaacaaaaaaaaaaacgcatATATAGTGGCAACTCAATTCTATCAAAGTCTTTCCTTTCTCATTACCTCTAACAATATGAGAGCTTtacatttaatatatgtataatgtaaaaattgaatggttcaaacttgaaaaTAATTTACTCTGATGATGCTACTTGTATTTGTCCATTATTTTTTGAGCTTCTTCCACAGGATCATTCATAGGTTTGGTCGTAGTTCCTCCATTCCCGCTCGGTGGTCCTTGATCTTTATTGAATGCTAGATATGCAAAGTATGCAAGTCCTATGGTAGCCTAAAATATAGCAATACCGACACGCTGACACCGTTTAtaattggaaaaaataaaagtACAAACTACAATCACAATAATCTGAAATTTAAATTTGATAAGCAAAGTGGATGACTTACCAATATGAAGAAAACTGTAGAGAGGATTGACTTGAACACAAAAAGCAAAGCACTCAAACCCACAAAAGTTACTGCAATCCTCGCTATTGGTCTTGGTACAGAACTCTGGCAATGGcaaaaagaagaaaatgaaataaaaacatgGAAAAACTAGAAGTATTATAGTATTTGTAACAAATTTGAAGACAACAGCTAGATAAATCAAAAGATTACTCAAAAATGGAAAAGGCAGTGGTGTCGACCAGTTGCTGTAAACAGCAGACTGCTCAAGTTCCACTAAAATAGTGTAATAGCCGCTATTTGACAAGACTTGATATAAAAATCTTATGGCGGAATAATAATAGTTGGTTAAAATTTCACTATGCCATAGCCGCACTATAGCCGTTATTTGACAACACCGGAAAGAAGGTAAACTCTTACTTACCGGGACAAGATTTGTGCCTGCGTCAATTCCATCCTTACCAACTCTCCATGCATTCTGCAGAACTATCTCATAACCACAGAGATAATCGAAATGGAGCAATAGTTAGGGTTTCTGGATAACCAAAATAGCTGAAAAGATAGCTATGAAAAATACAACTGCCAGCTCTTCAAAGATTAAATGTTCCAATTCCGAAAGGCATAAAATTGGCACAaatagcaaaatatttaaatatccCGCACGTGTGTTCGATTCAGCggtgaagaaaattgattttgtaaaattGATTCTAGTTGAAAGTAAAAAGTGAGTTGAAAAgtaaatttcaatgtaaaaatcacATTTAGACTCAAAAGTTATAAATAATAACTTCAAGTGGAATCAATTCTAGAAAACACAATCAACTCTACTCGACAACAACCAGACatatcaaaatcaattctacataaTCAATTTTGGATGCTCCAAACGTGAAACCAAACATGCACGTAGTTACTTTAAATCACTTATTCTTACCAATGTCTACAAGTTCGTATCGTGTGTGGTATCTGTGTGAGTAATTCCCTAAACTTAACACACAATAGGAGAGCATATATTCAATGATTCTAGTTTCTTAACGGTATTTAACACCAAAATACTTTTCAACTTTATAATCCACCTTACTTCTATATAATCATAGTTTCTTCACTTTTATCCAACAATTTTCAATTCAACCATCCACAAAACATTCTACAAAGTACAAACATAAAAATCAAAACTAGAACTTGCAACAGAAACAAACAACCACAAAGTATCCAACAACAACCCATTAACAAAACTTGAAATTACCATCACTATAGCTGAAATCTAAAACCAATGTAAGAGAAATACCAAAATCCAAAATAAACTTGGGGCTACTAACCTTTAGTAATATTGGACTGTGCCGCAAAAACTACAAACCTGGAGCGAGGTTTGTATGTTCTGGAAAGCTTGAACTGAGAATTTGATAGGAAAGATTGATTTTTCAGCTTCAAAAGAGACTTTACCGAAGGAAATTGATGATGGGTAGGTCGATTTAGATGGCAACTTGGAAAGAAAGGGGTAACAGAATTGAAGTTTAGAacaaacatttttttatattgaaaatTGAATGTGCGAAAAAACTAGGATAGGTTGAATCAAAGATAcggaaaattttgattttgattggtTTCAGGTAGagatgaattttgaaagaagtgaaGTATGAATGAACATAGAAGAGTTCTTGGAGAGGTGGTTTTTCTTAGCCTCACAAAGGTGGGCTTCAAGTTCTTGGGCCCTTGAGTTGGTTTTGTAGGAGAATTTGTGAAGGTACTCTTAAAATTAAACTTGACACCCCCAATTttgatttataatattaaaaatatatttgtctAAAAATGTCGGTAAAAATGTATGTTATTCtaccaattttttcaaaaattccaGTATAAATGCATGTAAATCATGAGATTTTATCGGACATTTCGAAAATGCATGTAAAAATTCATTGTTTTCCTAAACACGCGTATGACCATGAAAATACAGGTAAAATTGCaaagttttgatgaagataaagGACTTACTGGTAAAAATGCGGTGAATTACACAAATTTTATAAAAGTTTTGAGAAATAACAATTGATATGTGATTTTCACTCGTTTAGGCCAAAGGGTACT
The Vicia villosa cultivar HV-30 ecotype Madison, WI linkage group LG6, Vvil1.0, whole genome shotgun sequence genome window above contains:
- the LOC131611757 gene encoding uncharacterized protein LOC131611757, which produces MFVLNFNSVTPFFPSCHLNRPTHHQFPSVKSLLKLKNQSFLSNSQFKLSRTYKPRSRFVVFAAQSNITKVLQNAWRVGKDGIDAGTNLVPSSVPRPIARIAVTFVGLSALLFVFKSILSTVFFILATIGLAYFAYLAFNKDQGPPSGNGGTTTKPMNDPVEEAQKIMDKYK